Proteins found in one Strix uralensis isolate ZFMK-TIS-50842 chromosome 21, bStrUra1, whole genome shotgun sequence genomic segment:
- the PPP1R26 gene encoding protein phosphatase 1 regulatory subunit 26: MFLMNASPLVALQTKWESFGPARNCRYPVCFSESEGDVSRTSVSAKVQMIINNLQSQESPLGMNNEYDCIMQKKQKGEKGTSNRVPSSTTLLRKHPQYTKCGCPADSDDTEVEENVGFGTLLLDSDSDDSVDRGIEEAIQEYLKAKSKSDQSLQRDAECSENISRDKRFKREFSQNKMASNLLPVKFKAEMLSEEYLSDHLGIGKRLQPASPQSISSDDSFEQSIQAEIVQFLNEKKQQEISKCVTGEDKKDSHVRSVLKCNKETPNKNCGAIKQGCNALLLRHHPKLQKTSTQSKCLQSKIQEEPGDLSQVNQAYLEMATASQPWLVEQNEESGANYWETRGALMNESMPTSDSSSDDGIEEAIQLYQLEKIRKEAGHATDCVPLQREQFDTKGMADISASLTISSTKSASPEIHKSPISNKRKEINSKSTELESTSNEFNKLFKPLKKARHFAPPENKIAACELTLQASCRADTSAELMCAEAILDISKTIMPSQMGSDNRSLAADSFFSPQLLSSSRCESDSSLVDSDDSIEQEIRAFLALKAQSENLGTKPPSLSHSIQMPLPSDQNSLTSTLEPSLPKTLKLSLSRKRRLKREGRIAKQGASKTPVQLETGLFQPGNYSKFPVLQEECALSSPAALCDAQRLSSKETRQQQPVSSELSGSVGRCVALDSVNPFMQVQSSTRNLMKNTIQTQERDGSDDESSSLDSDEDLDSAIKDLLRSKRKLKKKSKDQKSQCKKRVRFSETETQLLDEFSGLQQNECKCKNPVLLKSCLSKPRKAVKENAIRNPPDNINIKLPSEKPETMKNLEFNLQLKKGCKPKSVSNPNNLQVAKNKKCAFTAASDADDSSSVDSDDSIEQEIRKFLAEKAKDSASNSEAPKDDATLDLLRVTKQTSNKGKAKQQPVESEIDLMLGQSKKTEVSQQTEELKNSQRMEGKSAMLHGSGRSASAAENVSLHTTGQSKAKQGAVGVKGVAGGELSGNTTGKKDVPNTQPGQKTLPPKTSKSEGCKVRKVINAKSRSKRKNTFHLKISSKFIAGLKYARDRKKSMLLNKRQKAERLLAQSSALGAEVTSQDTDVLSQGRGAPLPKGECSGESTTAIKESSSSQKLAAEVSSPHVAETCDRLEAAPLYIREEAEGCGTANASGDRSDSHSSLPLQEQSVAAVKVDKVSRETSKAENTQMWIEEGDTHRDSWADSNLDPPCPEHSIVVGKADQVSRDTSQQSTCVCSKGEDNQQDNRPDPSSGCPLQELNVTAVTVDKTSGETCTDNSRQMCIKKEKITCQDSERQEEIQVSSSSLEGKIPVLQNRETACEVGQGQEVLDKTCAKFTDVPAGDCPDSPLKRNVSNM, encoded by the coding sequence ATGTTCCTTATGAATGCTTCTCCTCTGGTAGCTCTTCAGACAAAATGGGAGTCCTTTGGACCAGCAAGGAATTGTAGATACCCCGTTTGCTTCTCTGAATCTGAAGGGGACGTCTCTAGAACCTCTGTAAGTGCAAAAGTTCAGATGATCATAAACAACCTGCAAAGTCAAGAGTCTCCCCTGGGTATGAACAATGAGTATGATTGTATTatgcagaagaaacaaaagggagaaaaaggcacTAGTAACAGAGTCCCATCGAGCACCACTTTGCTACGGAAGCATCCTCAATATACCAAGTGTGGTTGCCCTGCTGACTCGGATGACACTGAAGTGGAAGAGAATGTGGGGTTTGGGACTCTCTTACTCGATTCCGATAGCGACGATTCTGTCGACCGAGGTATAGAAGAAGCCATTCAAGAGTActtgaaagcaaaaagcaaaagcgACCAGTCGTTACAAAGGGACGCGGAGTGTTCTGAGAATATAAGCAGAGACAAAAGGTTTAAAAGAGAATTCTCCCAGAACAAAATGGCTAGTAACCTTCTCCCTGTGAAATTCAAAGCTGAGATGCTCTCTGAAGAGTACCTGTCTGACCACCTGGGCATCGGTAAAAGGCTACAGCCTGCTTCCCCTCAGAGCATCAGTAGCGATGACTCTTTTGAACAGAGCATACAAGCTGAAATAGTGCAGTTCTTGAACGAGAAGAAGCAGCAAGAAATTAGTAAGTGTGTGACTGGGGAGGATAAAAAGGATTCCCATGTGAGATCTGTTCTAAAATGCAACAaagaaacaccaaacaaaaaCTGTGGTGCTATAAAGCAAGGTTGTAACGCGCTCCTCTTGAGACACCATCCCAAGCTACAGAAAACCAGCACGCAGTCCAAGTGTTTGCAGTCTAAAATCCAAGAAGAGCCTGGTGATCTCAGCCAGGTGAACCAAGCATACCTAGAAATGGCCACTGCCAGCCAGCCCTGGTTAGTGGagcaaaatgaagaaagtggAGCTAATTACTGGGAGACGAGGGGAGCGCTTATGAACGAGAGCATGCCCACGTCTGACTCGAGTAGCGATGATGGCATTGAAGAAGCCATTCAGCTTTATCAGCTGGAGAAAATCAGGAAGGAGGCAGGTCATGCAACAGACTGTGTCCCTTTGCAGAGGGAACAATTTGATACAAAGGGAATGGCGGACATTTCTGCAAGCCTGACAATTAGCTCAACAAAAAGTGCCTCACCAGAAATCCATAAAAGCCCTATAAGcaacaagagaaaagaaattaattcaaagtCAACAGAATTAGAAAGTACCAGCAATGAATTTAACAAGCTGTttaaaccactgaaaaaagctAGACATTTTGCACCTCCGGAAAACAAGATTGCTGCTTGCGAGCTCACATTGCAGGCCTCTTGCAGAGCGGACACATCTGCAGAACTCATGTGTGCAGAAGCAATCCTTGATATTTCCAAAACAATCATGCCATCCCAAATGGGAAGTGACAACAGATCACTGGCTGCAGActccttcttttctccccagcttctctcctcctcccGTTGCGAAAGTGACAGCAGCCTTGTGGACAGTGATGATAGTATAGAGCAAGAAATCAGGGCTTTTTTGGCTCTGAAAGCACAGTCAGAAAACCTTGGAACAAAGCCTCCCAGCCTGTCACACTCAATCCAGATGCCTTTGCCTTCTGATCAAAACAGCCTCACTAGTacccttgagccttctcttcccaaaACGCTGAAGCTGTCTCTGAGTCGTAAAAGGAGACTTAAAAGGGAAGGCAGAATAGCGAAACAAGGTGCATCAAAAACACCCGTACAGCTGGAGACAGGACTTTTCCAGCCAGGTAACTACTCAAAATTTCCTGTGCTCCAAGAGGAGTGTGCCCTGAGCAGCCCCGCAGCACTCTGTGATGCTCAAAGGCTCAGTAGCAAAGAAACTAGGCAGCAGCAGCCGGTGTCTTCCGAATTATCCGGATCAGTTGGCAGATGTGTGGCCTTGGACTCTGTAAACCCTTTTATGCAGGTTCAGAGTAGCACAAGAAACCTTATGAAAAATACCATCCAAACTCAAGAGAGGGATGGTTCGGATGATGAGAGCAGTTCTCTAGATAGTGATGAGGACCTTGATAGCGCTATCAAGGACCTTTTACGgtctaaaagaaaattaaagaagaaGTCCAAGGACCAGAAATCtcagtgcaagaagagggtcaGATTTAGCGAGACAGAAACTCAGCTGCTGGATGAATTTAGTGGCCTCCAACAAAACGAGTGCAAATGTAAAAATCCCGTGCTACTGAAAAGCTGCCTCTCAAAACCTAGAAAAGCTGTGAAAGAGAACGCCATCAGAAATCCTCCAGACAACATAAATATCAAACTTCCCAGTGAAAAACCAGAAACCATGAAGAACTTGGAGTTTAACTTGCAGCTTAAAAAAGGATGTAAACCTAAATCAGTTTCAAACCCGAATAACCTGCAggtagctaaaaataaaaaatgtgcttTCACAGCTGCGTCAGACGCTGATGACAGTAGTTCAGTGGACAGCGACGACAGCATCGAACAAGAAATTAGGAAGTTTTTGGCAGAAAAGGCTAAAGACTCTGCAAGCAATTCAGAGGCACCGAAAGATGATGCAACTCTGGACCTATTGAGAGTGACCAAACAAACTAGtaataaaggaaaagcaaagcaacagccGGTCGAAAGTGAGATTGACCTCATGCTGGGTCAGAGTAAAAAGACTGAGGTGTCTCAGCAAACTGAGGAGTTGAAGAACTCTCAGAGAATGGAAGGGAAAAGTGCAATGTTACACGGCAGTGGGAGATCTGCTTCTGCTGCAGAGAATGTTAGTCTTCATACTACTGGTCAGTCAAAAGCTAAGCAAGGTGCAGTGGGGGTTAAAGGTGTTGCTGGTGGTGAGTTATCTGGAAACACAACAGGTAAAAAGGATGTCCCTAATACACAGCCCGGGCAGAAAACGCTCCCACCTAAAACCAGCAAAAGCGAAGGTTGTAAAGTACGAAAAGTAATTAATGCAAAGTCTAGATCTAAAAGAAAGAATACTTTTCACCTAAAAATTTCAAGTAAATTTATCGCAGGTCTCAAGTATGCTCGGGACAggaagaaatccatgcttttgaaCAAAAGGCAGAAAGCAGAGCGTTTGCTTGCCCAGAGCAGCGCGTTAGGAGCGGAGGTCACTTCCCAGGATACGGATGTGCTCAGCCAGGGAAGAGGAGCCCCCTTGCCAAAAGGTGAATGTAGTGGGGAGAGTACGACAGCGATAAAAGAATCCAGTTCTTCTCAGAAGCTCGCTGCGGAAGTGTCGAGTCCCCACGTAGCAGAAACCTGTGACAGACTGGAGGCTGCTCCTTTGTATATCAGAGAGGAAGCAGAGGGTTGCGGGACGGCTAATGCTTCGGGAGACCGCTCGGATTCACACTCGAGTCTCCCCTTGCAGGAGCAGAGTGTGGCAGCAGTAAAAGTAGATAAGGTTAGCAGAGAAACATCCAAAGCTGAGAACACACAGATGTGGATCGAGGAAGGAGATACCCACAGAGACAGCTGGGCCGATTCAAATTTAGATCCCCCATGCCCTGAACACAGCATAGTGGTGGGAAAAGCAGATCAAGTTAGCAGAGACACGTCCCAGCAGAGTACATGTGTGTGCAGTAAGGGCGAGGATAACCAGCAGGACAACAGGCCAGATCCAAGTTCAGGTTGCCCACTGCAGGAACTCAATGTCACAGCAGTAACAGTGGATAAAACTAGTGGAGAAACGTGTACAGATAACAGTAGGCAGATGTgcattaagaaggaaaaaattacctGCCAGGACAGTGAGAGGCAGGAAGAAATTCAGGTATCCAGCTCCAGTTTGGAAGGAAAAATACCTGTCCTGCAGAATAGGGAAACTGCTTGTGAAGTGGGCCAAGGGCAGGAAGTTTTAGACAAAACATGTGCAAAATTTACTGATGTACCCGCAGGGGACTGCCCAGATTCCCCcttgaaaagaaatgtttcaaatatGTAA